The Punica granatum isolate Tunisia-2019 chromosome 4, ASM765513v2, whole genome shotgun sequence genome has a window encoding:
- the LOC116204504 gene encoding 2-oxoglutarate-Fe(II) type oxidoreductase hxnY-like has product MAEALQLPVIDLSSPDRLSSANSIRQACIEYGFFYLSNHGVKAELLREVLSESRKFFSLPVEEKMKLARKEHRGYSPLYDENLDPASSSKGDSKQSYYVGPLDDPMDQIKLNQWPPEDILPSWRPTMESYYRELESAGKRLLSLVALSLSLDEDFFVRVGGLDKPTAFLRLLHYPGDAIASGEEIYGASAHSDYGMITLLATDGVPGLQICRDKSKRPFIWEDVPHIEGTFIVNIGDMMERWTNCLFRSTLHRVMPTGQERYSVAFFLDPDRDCIVECLPSCCGESCPSKFSPIRSGDYLKERLRVTYGFAT; this is encoded by the exons ATGGCGGAAGCTCTGCAGCTGCCGGTTATAGACTTGTCCTCCCCCGATCGTCTCTCCTCCGCCAACTCAATCCGTCAG GCTTGCATCGAATACGGTTTCTTTTACCTCTCGAATCATGGAGTGAAGGCAGAGCTACTCAGGGAAGTGCTTAGCGAGAGCCGGAAGTTTTTCTCGCTGCCCGTCGAAGAGAAGATGAAATTGGCACGCAAAGAGCACAGAGGTTATTCGCCACTCTACGACGAGAATCTAGACCCCGCATCGAGCTCCAAAG GTGACTCGAAGCAGAGTTATTACGTTGGTCCCCTCGATGATCCGATGGATCAAATCAAGCTGAATCAATGGCCTCCAGAAG ATATACTGCCATCTTGGAGACCCACAATGGAATCATACTACAGAGAACTGGA ATCTGCAGGAAAAAGGTTGCTCTCTTTGGTTGCCTTGTCACTGAGTCTGGATGAAGACTTCTTTGTGAGAGTTGGGGGCTTGGATAAACCAACAGCTTTTCTTCGTCTCCTGCATTATCCAG GTGATGCCATCGCATCTGGAGAAGAAATATATGGTGCATCTGCACATTCAGACTATGGAATGATAACTCTTCTGGCAACTGATGGTGTTCCAGGACTCCAG ATCTGCAGGGACAAATCTAAACGCCCATTTATCTGGGAGGATGTTCCTCATATAGAAGG GACCTTCATTGTGAACATTGGTGATATGATGGAGAGGTGGACTAATTGCTTGTTCAG GTCAACTCTTCACCGGGTGATGCCAACAGGACAAGAACGCTATTCA GTGGCGTTTTTCTTAGATCCAGACCGAGATTGCATTGTTGAGTGCCTACCAAGTTGCTGTGGCGAGTCATGTCCTTCAAA GTTTTCTCCGATTCGCAGTGGTGACTACCTAAAAGAGCGGCTTAGGGTTACTTACGGGTTTGCCACATAA
- the LOC116204503 gene encoding O-fucosyltransferase 30 isoform X1 — protein MNSAPRKIAEEEGEEESMNSLIELSGRAQRPPWPRRKPPSRSLLLFPSLLLLTLLFFLCYYSFVSKSALTVLRDPLPPPGLRCNPEILSSGERYLWYAPHSGFSNQLSELRNAALMAGILNRTLVVPPVLDHHAVALGSCPKFRVMGPTQIRAAVWDHTVELLRSGRYVSMADIVDISSLVSSSLIQTIDFRVFASLFCGLNIEKACSDKSGETFLFNRLKQCGYFLSGVDGNVDNCLYTIEEDCRSTVWIYQREDEDGKLDVFQPDEQLKKKKNISYIRRRRDVYKTLGPGTEADSAAVLAFGSLFTSPYKGSQLLIDITGAPREPKIQSLIDEIVFLPFVPEIVSAGKEFAQKTINTQYLCAQLRLLDGQFKNHWKSTFLGLKQTIGSLRQKVPLPIHIFVMTDLPKSNWTGNYLGELAQDFSSYKLHFLKEEDELVARTAKELSVAGHSLRIGKIPRGFDRVDKLRKSCSPKELSDVLLYIEEIVCSCASLGFVGTAGSTIAESIELMRKYDSCSLNSHLGRKLEV, from the exons ATGAATTCAGCGCCGAGGAAGATagcggaggaggagggagaggaagaaaGTATGAACAGTCTCATCGAGCTCAGTGGCAGGGCGCAGAGACCGCCATGGCCGAGAAGGAAACCTCCCTCGAGatctcttctcctcttcccttctctcctcctcctcaccctcctcttcttcctctgctaCTATTCCTTTGTTTCCAAATCCGCCCTCACCGTCTTACGGGATCCCCTCCCTCCACCCGGCCTCCGCTGCAATCCCGAGATTCTGAGCTCCGGGGAGAGGTACCTGTGGTACGCCCCTCACAGCGGGTTCAGCAACCAGCTTTCGGAGCTGAGGAACGCTGCCCTGATGGCCGGGATCCTAAACAGGACGCTGGTCGTCCCGCCGGTGCTCGACCACCATGCTGTCGCCCTCGGGAGCTGCCCCAAGTTTAGGGTTATGGGCCCGACGCAGATCAGGGCCGCGGTCTGGGATCACACGGTGGAGCTCTTGAGAAGTGGGAG GTATGTTTCCATGGCCGACATTGTGGATATCTCATCGCTGGTCTCCTCTTCATTGATCCAAACAATTGATTTCAGAGTTTTTGCGTCCCTCTTTTGTGGCTTGAACATAGAAAAGGCTTGCTCTGACAAATCGGGGGAAACCTTTCTGTTTAACAGACTAAAGCAATGTGGGTATTTTCTATCTGGGGTTGATGGTAATGTTGATAATTGCTTGTACACAATAGAGGAAGACTGCAGAAGTACTGTTTGGATATACCAGAGAGAGGATGAGGATGGGAAATTGGATGTGTTTCAACCCGACGAAcagttgaaaaagaagaagaatatttCATACATAAGGAGGCGTCGTGATGTTTATAAGACTCTTGGGCCTGGGACTGAAGCTGATTCAGCAGCAGTTTTGGCCTTTGGAAGCCTTTTCACATCCCCATACAAAGGTTCACAACTTCTTATCGATATCACTGGAGCTCCAAGGGAACCAAAAATACAGTCATTGATAGACGAAATTGTGTTCCTTCCTTTTGTCCCTGAAATTGTGAGTGCAGGTAAGGAATTTGCTCAGAAAACTATAAATACGCAATATCTTTGTGCCCAGTTGAGGTTGTTAGACGGGCAGTTTAAGAACCACTGGAAGAGTACCTTTCTCGGGTTGAAACAAACAATTGGGTCTTTGAGGCAGAAGGTCCCTCTCCCTATTCATATTTTTGTGATGACTGATCTCCCTAAATCTAACTGGACCGGGAATTACTTGGGGGAATTGGCCCAAGATTTTAGTAGCTATAAGCTACACTTtttgaaagaagaagatgagctGGTTGCACGAACAGCAAAGGAACTGTCAGTTGCTGGGCACAGCCTCAGGATCGGGAAAATCCCACGTGGCTTTGATAGGGTCGACAAGCTGAGGAAGAGTTGCTCCCCTAAGGAGTTGTCGGATGTGCTTCTGTACATTGAGGAGATAGTTTGCAGCTGTGCTTCTCTGGGTTTCGTTGGGACTGCAGGGTCCACCATAGCTGAGAGCATAGAGCTGATGAGGAAGTATGATTCATGCTCACTCAATAGTCACCTAGGCCGAAAATTGGAGGTTTAA
- the LOC116204503 gene encoding O-fucosyltransferase 30 isoform X2 has protein sequence MNSAPRKIAEEEGEEESMNSLIELSGRAQRPPWPRRKPPSRSLLLFPSLLLLTLLFFLCYYSFVSKSALTVLRDPLPPPGLRCNPEILSSGERYLWYAPHSGFSNQLSELRNAALMAGILNRTLVVPPVLDHHAVALGSCPKFRVMGPTQIRAAVWDHTVELLRSGRLKQCGYFLSGVDGNVDNCLYTIEEDCRSTVWIYQREDEDGKLDVFQPDEQLKKKKNISYIRRRRDVYKTLGPGTEADSAAVLAFGSLFTSPYKGSQLLIDITGAPREPKIQSLIDEIVFLPFVPEIVSAGKEFAQKTINTQYLCAQLRLLDGQFKNHWKSTFLGLKQTIGSLRQKVPLPIHIFVMTDLPKSNWTGNYLGELAQDFSSYKLHFLKEEDELVARTAKELSVAGHSLRIGKIPRGFDRVDKLRKSCSPKELSDVLLYIEEIVCSCASLGFVGTAGSTIAESIELMRKYDSCSLNSHLGRKLEV, from the exons ATGAATTCAGCGCCGAGGAAGATagcggaggaggagggagaggaagaaaGTATGAACAGTCTCATCGAGCTCAGTGGCAGGGCGCAGAGACCGCCATGGCCGAGAAGGAAACCTCCCTCGAGatctcttctcctcttcccttctctcctcctcctcaccctcctcttcttcctctgctaCTATTCCTTTGTTTCCAAATCCGCCCTCACCGTCTTACGGGATCCCCTCCCTCCACCCGGCCTCCGCTGCAATCCCGAGATTCTGAGCTCCGGGGAGAGGTACCTGTGGTACGCCCCTCACAGCGGGTTCAGCAACCAGCTTTCGGAGCTGAGGAACGCTGCCCTGATGGCCGGGATCCTAAACAGGACGCTGGTCGTCCCGCCGGTGCTCGACCACCATGCTGTCGCCCTCGGGAGCTGCCCCAAGTTTAGGGTTATGGGCCCGACGCAGATCAGGGCCGCGGTCTGGGATCACACGGTGGAGCTCTTGAGAAGTGGGAG ACTAAAGCAATGTGGGTATTTTCTATCTGGGGTTGATGGTAATGTTGATAATTGCTTGTACACAATAGAGGAAGACTGCAGAAGTACTGTTTGGATATACCAGAGAGAGGATGAGGATGGGAAATTGGATGTGTTTCAACCCGACGAAcagttgaaaaagaagaagaatatttCATACATAAGGAGGCGTCGTGATGTTTATAAGACTCTTGGGCCTGGGACTGAAGCTGATTCAGCAGCAGTTTTGGCCTTTGGAAGCCTTTTCACATCCCCATACAAAGGTTCACAACTTCTTATCGATATCACTGGAGCTCCAAGGGAACCAAAAATACAGTCATTGATAGACGAAATTGTGTTCCTTCCTTTTGTCCCTGAAATTGTGAGTGCAGGTAAGGAATTTGCTCAGAAAACTATAAATACGCAATATCTTTGTGCCCAGTTGAGGTTGTTAGACGGGCAGTTTAAGAACCACTGGAAGAGTACCTTTCTCGGGTTGAAACAAACAATTGGGTCTTTGAGGCAGAAGGTCCCTCTCCCTATTCATATTTTTGTGATGACTGATCTCCCTAAATCTAACTGGACCGGGAATTACTTGGGGGAATTGGCCCAAGATTTTAGTAGCTATAAGCTACACTTtttgaaagaagaagatgagctGGTTGCACGAACAGCAAAGGAACTGTCAGTTGCTGGGCACAGCCTCAGGATCGGGAAAATCCCACGTGGCTTTGATAGGGTCGACAAGCTGAGGAAGAGTTGCTCCCCTAAGGAGTTGTCGGATGTGCTTCTGTACATTGAGGAGATAGTTTGCAGCTGTGCTTCTCTGGGTTTCGTTGGGACTGCAGGGTCCACCATAGCTGAGAGCATAGAGCTGATGAGGAAGTATGATTCATGCTCACTCAATAGTCACCTAGGCCGAAAATTGGAGGTTTAA
- the LOC116202824 gene encoding probable inactive receptor kinase At1g27190 — protein MAAPATAFFVNSKPKNFKLPLLNLLRDSASLLIGLDLQGNKLYGPIPSLIRTWVPYVTVLILSDNLLSGRLPVGIANCSFLNVLLLSNNRFSGTIPYELPSAGRLNEFSVANNNLEGVIPPNLTRFDKADFAGNQGLCGKPMGKCRVSNRKKIAIVLAAGVSGAVGSILLSLALWRMRVI, from the exons ATGGCCGCACCAG CAACTGCATTCTTCGTGAATTCAAAGCCCAAAAACTTCAAGCTGCCATTATTGAATTTACTCAGGGACTCTGCCTCTCTGCTTATTG GTTTAGATCTCCAAGGGAACAAGCTATATGGGCCGATTCCTAGTTTAATACGCACGTGGGTGCCTTACGTAACGGTTCTCATTCTTTCCGACAATCTTCTGTCAGGCCGACTGCCCGTCGGGATTGCAAACTGCTCCTTCCTGAACGTTCTCCTCCTGTCCAATAATCGTTTCTCGGGAACCATACCGTATGAACTTCCTTCTGCGGGGAGGCTCAATGAATTTTCAGTTGCAAATAATAATCTCGAAGGCGTTATTCCTCCAAACTTGACTCGTTTTGACAAGGCGGATTTTGCTGGGAACCAGGGACTCTGCGGGAAACCTATGGGGAAGTGCCGTGTAAGTAACAGGAAGAAGATTGCGATTGTATTAGCTGCTGGAGTATCGGGAGCAGTAGGCTCGATCTTGCTGAGTCTCGCGCTCTGGAGGATGCGCGTAATTTGA
- the LOC116205140 gene encoding peroxisomal acyl-coenzyme A oxidase 1, producing the protein MEGVDHLAHERQKAQFDVEEMKVVWAGSRHALELSDRISRLVASDPAFRKDNRTVLSRKELFKNTLRKAAYAWKRIIELRLTEEEAARLRFYVDEPAFTDLHWGMFVPAIKGQGTDEQQQKWLTLAYKMQIIGCYAQTELGHGSNVQGLETTATFDPKADEFIINSPTLTSSKWWPGGLGKIATHGVIYARLITDGQDHGVHGFIVQLRSLEDHMPLPGITIGDIGMKFGNGAYNTMDNGVLRFDNVRIPRDQMLMRVSQVTREGKYVMSNVPRQLVYGTMVYVRQTIVVDASCALSRAVTIATRYSAVRRQFGSQDGGPETQVIDYKTQQNRLFPLLASAYAFRFVGEWLKWLYTDVTQRLQANDFSTLPEAHACTAGLKSLTTSITADAIEECRKLCGGHGYLCSSGLPELIAVYVPACTYEGDNVVLLLQVARYLMKAVSQLPSGKKPVGTTAYMGRVEYLMQCRSDVQRAEDWLKPNVVLQAFEARAARMSVACAQKLAQFSNSEEGFAELSPILVEASLAHCQLIVVSKFIEKLQQDIPGKGVKEQLEALCSVYALHLLHKHSGDFLSTGTITAKQASLANDQLLSLYSKVRPNAVALVDAFNYTDHYLGSILGRYDGNVYPKLYEEAWKDPLNEYVVPDGFHEYISPMLKQQLRNARL; encoded by the exons ATGGAGGGAGTGGACCACTTGGCTCATGAGAGGCAGAAGGCGCAGTTCGATGTGGAGGAGATGAAGGTCGTCTGGGCGGGCTCCCGCCACGCCTTGGAGCTCTCTGATCGTATCTCCCGTCTCGTCGCCAGCGATCCG GCTTTCCGGAAAGATAATAGAACCGTGCTAAGTAGGAAAGAGTTGTTCAAGAATACTCTGAGAAAAGCTGCCTATGCGTGGAAACGGATCATTGAGCTTCGGCTTACAG AGGAAGAGGCGGCCAGACTGAGGTTTTATGTGGATGAACCTGCTTTTACAGATCTCCATTGG GGAATGTTCGTACCAGCCATTAAGGGACAGGGTACTGATGAGCAGCAGCAGAAGTGGCTGACTTTGGCGTATAAGATGCAAATAATTGGGTGTTATGCACAGACTGAACTCGGTCATGGCTCCAATGTCCAGGGTCTTGAGACCACAGCAACTTTTGATCCAAAGGCAGATGAATTCATCATTAATAGTCCGACATTGACGTCCAGCAAA TGGTGGCCCGGTGGACTGGGTAAAATTGCCACCCATGGTGTCATTTATGCACGTCTTATTACTGATGGCCAGGACCATGGAGTCCATG GTTTCATTGTTCAGCTGCGGAGCCTGGAAGATCACATGCCTCTTCCAGGAATTACCATTGGTGATATTGGAATGAAATTTGGAAATGGAGCTTACAACACCATGGACAATGGGGTCCTTAGGTTTGATAACGTGCGCATTCCAAGAGACCAAATGCTGATGAg GGTTTCACAGGTCACAAGAGAAGGGAAGTATGTGATGTCTAATGTTCCGCGACAGCTGGTCTATGGTACGATGGTGTATGTGCGTCAGACTATCGTCGTTGATGCTTCCTGTGCTTTGTCACGGGCAGTTACCATCGCTACAAGATACAGCGCTGTTCGTAGACAATTTGGCTCCCAGGATGGAGGTCCTGAGACTCAG GTGATCGATTACAAAACTCAGCAAAACAGACTCTTCCCTTTGCTGGCTTCGGCTTATGCCTTCAGATTTGTTGGTGAATGGTTGAAATGGCTCTACACGGATGTCACACAAAGGTTGCAAGCAAATGATTTCTCGACCCTTCCTGAGGCCCATGCTTGTACTGCAGGCTTGAAATCATTGACTACGTCTATCACAGCT GATGCCATTGAAGAGTGTCGAAAACTCTGTGGTGGCCATGGTTACCTATGCAGCAGCGGTCTTCCTGAGCTAATTGCTGTTTATGTTCCTGCCTGTACATATGAAGGAGACAATGTCGTTCTACTCTTACAG GTTGCGAGGTATCTCATGAAGGCTGTTTCCCAGCTCCCATCTGGGAAAAAGCCTGTTGGAACGACTGCTTATATGGGCCGTGTGGAATATCTTATGCAATGTCGATCTGATGTCCAAAGAG CTGAGGATTGGCTGAAGCCTAATGTGGTCTTGCAGGCTTTCGAGGCAAGGGCAGCAAGAATGTCTGTTGCATGTGCTCAAAAGCTTGCTCAGTTCTCCAATTCTGAAGAAG GTTTTGCAGAACTGTCGCCTATCCTTGTCGAGGCTTCACTTGCTCATTGTCAATTGATTGTTGTTTCCAA ATTCATCGAGAAATTACAGCAAGACATACCCGGAAAGGGTGTGAAAGAGCAACTAGAGGCCCTCTGCAGTGTTTATGCTCTGCATCTTCTGCACAAACACTCTGGGGACTTCCTTTCCACTGGTACCATCACGGCCAAGCAGGCTTCCCTTGCTAACGACcagctcctctctctctattcAAAG GTTCGCCCCAATGCAGTTGCCCTGGTCGATGCATTTAACTACACGGACCACTACCTTGGGTCAATCCTTGGCCGTTACGATGGTAATGTGTACCCGAAACTCTACGAGGAAGCTTGGAAAGACCCTCTGAATGAATATGTGGTGCCCGATGGCTTCCATGAGTACATCAGTCCGATGCTAAAGCAACAGCTTCGTAATGCGAGACTCTAA